CGGCGAGAGGACCTTGAGAGGATTCGGAAAAGTGGAAGGATACTGGGGAACGTTCTTGCCAAGGTCAGGGAGCTCCTCACTCCCGGCATCAGTACGAGTTTTATTGAAGAGGTCGTGCGGGAGTACATCACCCGGCAAGGAGCTCGTCCTGCCTTCCTGGGGTACCGGGGGTTCCCTGCAGCGTTGTGTATTTCCATCAACAACGAAGTCGTTCATGGTATCCCAAGGGACCGGGTTATCCGAGCGGGAGACCTTGTGAGTATTGATGTGGGAGTTGAGTTTGAGGGTTTCTATACCGATGCAGCATTCAGCGTGGTTGTAGGCAATGGGAACCCTGTAGCCCAGAGGCTTGTTGAAGTTACAAGGCGAGCACTGTACGCAGGCATTCGTCAGGCCCTTCCGGGGAAGCGAGTTGGGGATATCTCCCATGCTATCCAGACTACAATTGAGCGGGAGGGCTTTTCGGTTGTTCGAGATCTCGTGGGCCATGGAGTGGGAAGGAGTCTCCACGAGGATCCCCAGATTCCGAATTTTGGCCAGAAAGGGCAAGGTACGGTTCTTGAGGAAGGTATGGTCCTTGCCATTGAACCGATGGCAAACGAAAAGGGGTATCGGGTGAAGGTGCTCGAAGATGGGTGGACGGTGGTTACCGAGGATGGAGGGTTGTCAGCGCATTTTGAACATACTATCCTTGTACGCAGGGGGCAACCTGAAATCCTGACTCTTGGTGAAAGAGGGGATTCTTTCTGATGACGAAA
This genomic interval from Candidatus Caldatribacterium sp. contains the following:
- the map gene encoding type I methionyl aminopeptidase; the protein is MAKLVRREDLERIRKSGRILGNVLAKVRELLTPGISTSFIEEVVREYITRQGARPAFLGYRGFPAALCISINNEVVHGIPRDRVIRAGDLVSIDVGVEFEGFYTDAAFSVVVGNGNPVAQRLVEVTRRALYAGIRQALPGKRVGDISHAIQTTIEREGFSVVRDLVGHGVGRSLHEDPQIPNFGQKGQGTVLEEGMVLAIEPMANEKGYRVKVLEDGWTVVTEDGGLSAHFEHTILVRRGQPEILTLGERGDSF